From the Homo sapiens chromosome 1, GRCh38.p14 Primary Assembly genome, one window contains:
- the NPL gene encoding N-acetylneuraminate lyase isoform 1 (isoform 1 is encoded by transcript variant 1), translated as MAFPKKKLQGLVAATITPMTENGEINFSVIGQYVDYLVKEQGVKNIFVNGTTGEGLSLSVSERRQVAEEWVTKGKDKLDQVIIHVGALSLKESQELAQHAAEIGADGIAVIAPFFLKPWTKDILINFLKEVAAAAPALPFYYYHIPALTGVKIRAEELLDGILDKIPTFQGLKFSDTDLLDFGQCVDQNRQQQFAFLFGVDEQLLSALVMGATGAVGSTYNYLGKKTNQMLEAFEQKDFSLALNYQFCIQRFINFVVKLGFGVSQTKAIMTLVSGIPMGPPRLPLQKASREFTDSAEAKLKSLDFLSFTDLKDGNLEAGS; from the exons ATGGCCTTCCCAAAGAAGAAACTTCAGGGTCTTGTGGCTGCAACCATCACGCCAATGACTGAGAATGG AGAAATCAACTTTTCAGTAATTGGTCAGTATGTGGATTATCTTGTGAAAGAACAGGGAGTGAAGAACATTTTTG TGAATGGCACAACAGGAGAAGGCCTGTCCCTGAGCGTCTCAGAGCGTCGCCAGGTTGCAGAGGAGTGGGTGACAAAAGGGAAGGACAA gcTGGATCAGGTGATAATTCACGTAGGAGCACTGAGCTTGAAGGAGTCACAGGAACTG gCCCAACATGCAGCAGAAATAGGAGCTGATGGCATCGCTGTCATTGCACCGTTCTTCCTCAAGCCATGGACCAAAG ATATCCTGATTAATTTCCTAAAGGAAGTGGCTGCTGCCGCCCCTGCCCTGCCATTTTATTACTATCACATTCCTGCCTTGACAGGGGTAAAGA TTCGTGCTGAGGAGTTGTTGGATGGGATTCTGGATAAGATCCCCACCTTCCAAGGGCTGAAATTCAGTGATACAGATCTCTTAGACTTCGGGCAATGTGTTGATCAGAATCGCCAGCAACAGTTTGCTTTCCTTTTTGGGGTGGATGAG CAACTGTTGAGTGCTCTGGTGATGGGAGCAACTGGAGCAGTGGGCAG TACCTATAACTACCTGGGAAAAAAGACAAACCAGATGTTGGAGGCTTTTGAACAAAAGGACTTCTCTTTAGCCCTGAACTATCAG TTTTGTATCCAGAGATTTATCAACTTTGTTGTCAAACTAG GTTTTGGAGTGTCACAGACCAAAGCCATCATGACTCTGGTCTCTGGGATTCCAATGGGCCCACCCCGGCTTCCACTGCAGAAAGCCTCCAGGGAGTTTACTGATAGTGCTGAAGCTAAACTGAAGAGCctggatttcctttctttcactgATTTAAAGGATGGAAACTTGGAAGCTGGTAGCTAG
- the NPL gene encoding N-acetylneuraminate lyase isoform 5 (isoform 5 is encoded by transcript variant 5), which translates to MAFPKKKLQGLVAATITPMTENGEINFSVIGQYVDYLVKEQGVKNIFVNGTTGEGLSLSVSERRQVAEEWVTKGKDKLDQVIIHVGALSLKESQELAQHAAEIGADGIAVIAPFFLKPWTKDILINFLKEVAAAAPALPFYYYHIPALTGVKIRAEELLDGILDKIPTFQGLKFSDTDLLDFGQCVDQNRQQQFAFLFGVDEQLLSALVMGATGAVGSFVSRDLSTLLSN; encoded by the exons ATGGCCTTCCCAAAGAAGAAACTTCAGGGTCTTGTGGCTGCAACCATCACGCCAATGACTGAGAATGG AGAAATCAACTTTTCAGTAATTGGTCAGTATGTGGATTATCTTGTGAAAGAACAGGGAGTGAAGAACATTTTTG TGAATGGCACAACAGGAGAAGGCCTGTCCCTGAGCGTCTCAGAGCGTCGCCAGGTTGCAGAGGAGTGGGTGACAAAAGGGAAGGACAA gcTGGATCAGGTGATAATTCACGTAGGAGCACTGAGCTTGAAGGAGTCACAGGAACTG gCCCAACATGCAGCAGAAATAGGAGCTGATGGCATCGCTGTCATTGCACCGTTCTTCCTCAAGCCATGGACCAAAG ATATCCTGATTAATTTCCTAAAGGAAGTGGCTGCTGCCGCCCCTGCCCTGCCATTTTATTACTATCACATTCCTGCCTTGACAGGGGTAAAGA TTCGTGCTGAGGAGTTGTTGGATGGGATTCTGGATAAGATCCCCACCTTCCAAGGGCTGAAATTCAGTGATACAGATCTCTTAGACTTCGGGCAATGTGTTGATCAGAATCGCCAGCAACAGTTTGCTTTCCTTTTTGGGGTGGATGAG CAACTGTTGAGTGCTCTGGTGATGGGAGCAACTGGAGCAGTGGGCAG TTTTGTATCCAGAGATTTATCAACTTTGTTGTCAAACTAG
- the NPL gene encoding N-acetylneuraminate lyase isoform 3 (isoform 3 is encoded by transcript variant 3) encodes MAFPKKKLQGLVAATITPMTENGEINFSVIGQYVDYLVKEQGVKNIFVNGTTGEGLSLSVSERRQVAEEWVTKGKDKLDQVIIHVGALSLKESQELAQHAAEIGADGIAVIAPFFLKPWTKDILINFLKEVAAAAPALPFYYYHIPALTGVKIRAEELLDGILDKIPTFQGLKFSDTDLLDFGQCVDQNRQQQFAFLFGVDEQLLSALVMGATGAVGSTYNYLGKKTNQMLEAFEQKDFSLALNYQFCIQRFINFVVKLENSKLKVSKNQRTLPLGTTNFPFLH; translated from the exons ATGGCCTTCCCAAAGAAGAAACTTCAGGGTCTTGTGGCTGCAACCATCACGCCAATGACTGAGAATGG AGAAATCAACTTTTCAGTAATTGGTCAGTATGTGGATTATCTTGTGAAAGAACAGGGAGTGAAGAACATTTTTG TGAATGGCACAACAGGAGAAGGCCTGTCCCTGAGCGTCTCAGAGCGTCGCCAGGTTGCAGAGGAGTGGGTGACAAAAGGGAAGGACAA gcTGGATCAGGTGATAATTCACGTAGGAGCACTGAGCTTGAAGGAGTCACAGGAACTG gCCCAACATGCAGCAGAAATAGGAGCTGATGGCATCGCTGTCATTGCACCGTTCTTCCTCAAGCCATGGACCAAAG ATATCCTGATTAATTTCCTAAAGGAAGTGGCTGCTGCCGCCCCTGCCCTGCCATTTTATTACTATCACATTCCTGCCTTGACAGGGGTAAAGA TTCGTGCTGAGGAGTTGTTGGATGGGATTCTGGATAAGATCCCCACCTTCCAAGGGCTGAAATTCAGTGATACAGATCTCTTAGACTTCGGGCAATGTGTTGATCAGAATCGCCAGCAACAGTTTGCTTTCCTTTTTGGGGTGGATGAG CAACTGTTGAGTGCTCTGGTGATGGGAGCAACTGGAGCAGTGGGCAG TACCTATAACTACCTGGGAAAAAAGACAAACCAGATGTTGGAGGCTTTTGAACAAAAGGACTTCTCTTTAGCCCTGAACTATCAG TTTTGTATCCAGAGATTTATCAACTTTGTTGTCAAACTAG
- the NPL gene encoding N-acetylneuraminate lyase isoform 2 (isoform 2 is encoded by transcript variant 2) — translation MSRAPGILASWRRAPSLSVQKGSQTARHTCHPEVPLGNCFLPVYKASPLTVTRLWAERLDQVIIHVGALSLKESQELAQHAAEIGADGIAVIAPFFLKPWTKDILINFLKEVAAAAPALPFYYYHIPALTGVKIRAEELLDGILDKIPTFQGLKFSDTDLLDFGQCVDQNRQQQFAFLFGVDEQLLSALVMGATGAVGSTYNYLGKKTNQMLEAFEQKDFSLALNYQFCIQRFINFVVKLGFGVSQTKAIMTLVSGIPMGPPRLPLQKASREFTDSAEAKLKSLDFLSFTDLKDGNLEAGS, via the exons ATGAGCAGGGCCCCCGGGATCCTGGCTTCTTGGAGAAGAGCCCCCTCCCTTTCTGTGCAGAAGGGCAGCCAAACTGCTAGACACACCTGCCACCCAGAGGTTCCGCTGGGAAACTGCTTCTTACCTGTCTACAAGGCCAGTCCCCTCACAGTTACCCGTCTTTGGGCTGAAAG gcTGGATCAGGTGATAATTCACGTAGGAGCACTGAGCTTGAAGGAGTCACAGGAACTG gCCCAACATGCAGCAGAAATAGGAGCTGATGGCATCGCTGTCATTGCACCGTTCTTCCTCAAGCCATGGACCAAAG ATATCCTGATTAATTTCCTAAAGGAAGTGGCTGCTGCCGCCCCTGCCCTGCCATTTTATTACTATCACATTCCTGCCTTGACAGGGGTAAAGA TTCGTGCTGAGGAGTTGTTGGATGGGATTCTGGATAAGATCCCCACCTTCCAAGGGCTGAAATTCAGTGATACAGATCTCTTAGACTTCGGGCAATGTGTTGATCAGAATCGCCAGCAACAGTTTGCTTTCCTTTTTGGGGTGGATGAG CAACTGTTGAGTGCTCTGGTGATGGGAGCAACTGGAGCAGTGGGCAG TACCTATAACTACCTGGGAAAAAAGACAAACCAGATGTTGGAGGCTTTTGAACAAAAGGACTTCTCTTTAGCCCTGAACTATCAG TTTTGTATCCAGAGATTTATCAACTTTGTTGTCAAACTAG GTTTTGGAGTGTCACAGACCAAAGCCATCATGACTCTGGTCTCTGGGATTCCAATGGGCCCACCCCGGCTTCCACTGCAGAAAGCCTCCAGGGAGTTTACTGATAGTGCTGAAGCTAAACTGAAGAGCctggatttcctttctttcactgATTTAAAGGATGGAAACTTGGAAGCTGGTAGCTAG